The Rahnella aquatilis CIP 78.65 = ATCC 33071 genomic sequence GAAACAGACTTTTTCGTGAGAGAGGCAGAAAACACCAAGTGAAGGATCGTAGGTAAAGGCATGTACGCCCGCGCCGGTGGTGTAAACGAGCATGGTGGAAGAACCATACACCACATAACCTGCGGCGACCTGGCGGTTCCCCGGTTGCAGGAAGTCAGCTTCCGTTACCGGCTGGCCCAGCGGAGTAGTCCGGCGGTAAATCGAGAAAATTGTCCCGACAGAGACGTTAACGTCAATGTTTGAAGAACCATCCAGCGGATCCATCAAAATGACGTATTTTGCATTTTCTGCCCGTTCGCCTTCGAAAATGACAATCTCATCTTCTTCTTCTGACGCGATACCGGCAATTTCACCACGCGCCTTCATAGCGGCTTTTAATTTTTCATTTGCGTACAGATCAAGTTTCATCTGCACTTCACCCTGCACATTCTCGGCACCACTGGTACCCAGAATGTCGACCAGACCCGCTTTGTTGATATCACGGTGAATGATTTTAGCGCCAAGTTTTATTGCTGAAAGTAACGCTGTCAGTTCACCAGTTGCATGTGGAAAATCTTGCTGCTTCTCAACAATAAATTCGCCTAACGTTTTCATGACACTTTCCCTGAATCGAGGATAGATAACGGTACGTTAATAAAAATTTCACAAGAACGTGAGCAGTTTAGCCCAAATATATGGACGAATCATAGGCAAATCCATTTCTTCTGGAGGATTCTGAGCGTTAGAATAGCGGCTGACTTAAAGGCATTAATGGAAAATATATGCGCATTCATATTCTTGGGATTTGCGGCACGTTTATGGGCGGGCTGGCGATGCTGGCACGTGCACAGGGGCATCAGGTAACCGGTTCGGACGATAACGTTTATCCACCGATGAGTACGCTGCTGGAAAATCAGGGGATCGACCTGATCCAGGGGTACGATCCTGCCCAGTTAGATCCTCAGCCTGATCTGGTGATCATCGGCAACGCGATGACGCGCGGTAATCCTTGCGTCGAAGCCGTGCTGGAGCTTGGGATCCCCTATGTTTCTGGCCCGCAATGGTTACATGACCATGTTCTGCCAGAGCGCTGGGTCATTGCCGTTGCGGGGACGCACGGTAAAACCACCACTGCCGGTATGGTAACGTGGATCCTCGAAGCCTGCGGTTATGAACCGGGCTACGTCATTGGCGGTGTTCCGGGTAATTTCGAGGTGTCTGCGCGTCTGGGCAACAGCCCGTTTATGGTGCTGGAAGCCGATGAATACGACTGTGCGTTCTTCGATAAACGCTCCAAATTTGTTCATTACAGCCCGCGTACGTTGATCCTCAACAACCTCGAATTCGACCATGCGGATATCTTTGATGATCTGAAAGCGATTCAGAAACAGTTCCACCATCTGGTACGTCTGGTGCCGGGCAAGGGAAAAATTATTCTGCCCGAGCACGACACGCCTCTGAAACAGGTGATGGCAATGGGGTGCTGGAGTGAGCAGGAATTTGTCGGTGATGCTGAAAATTGTGTGTGGGATGCGAAGAAACTGACGCCAGATTCCAGCACTTTCGAG encodes the following:
- the mpl gene encoding UDP-N-acetylmuramate:L-alanyl-gamma-D-glutamyl-meso-diaminopimelate ligase; this encodes MRIHILGICGTFMGGLAMLARAQGHQVTGSDDNVYPPMSTLLENQGIDLIQGYDPAQLDPQPDLVIIGNAMTRGNPCVEAVLELGIPYVSGPQWLHDHVLPERWVIAVAGTHGKTTTAGMVTWILEACGYEPGYVIGGVPGNFEVSARLGNSPFMVLEADEYDCAFFDKRSKFVHYSPRTLILNNLEFDHADIFDDLKAIQKQFHHLVRLVPGKGKIILPEHDTPLKQVMAMGCWSEQEFVGDAENCVWDAKKLTPDSSTFEVYLRGEVVGQVNWSLVGEHNMHNGLMAIAAARHVGVKPEDACKALGDFINARRRLELRGVENDVSVYDDFAHHPTAILATLSALRSKVGGTARILAVLEPRSNTMKMGMSKNELAPSLGRADEVFLLQPQHIPWQVAEVAEHCIQPAHWSADVDSLVDMVIKASQPGDHILVMSNGGFGGIHGKLLTALAAKAQAVPEL
- the fbp gene encoding class 1 fructose-bisphosphatase, whose product is MKTLGEFIVEKQQDFPHATGELTALLSAIKLGAKIIHRDINKAGLVDILGTSGAENVQGEVQMKLDLYANEKLKAAMKARGEIAGIASEEEDEIVIFEGERAENAKYVILMDPLDGSSNIDVNVSVGTIFSIYRRTTPLGQPVTEADFLQPGNRQVAAGYVVYGSSTMLVYTTGAGVHAFTYDPSLGVFCLSHEKVCFPEKGNMYSINEGNYIKFPLGVKKYIKYCQEQDEATQRPYTSRYIGSLVADFHRNLLKGGIYIYPSTASHPNGKLRLLYECNPMAFLAEQAGGKASDGKNRILDIIPQKLHERAPFFVGNSSMVEDAERFIAQFPDE